The nucleotide sequence ttgtgacactgtaaatacgatattatgactaaatttatttgtcacaaattcatagtattttcgTCACTATATTATGACGgaaaaaaacagtaacaaaagtTTGTCACAATTAATGACGAATATGCTACGATAATATTAATCGTTACTCTTATGACTACATTGTGACCAATATGTTGTTGcaaattagttatgaacttataaCATATATACAAGTCACAGTTTGTGAcattaaaatgaataaacattagtcataaaatagtataaattgttatatcaTTTATACAAAGCCCATTAAGCCAAGTGtctaaccctaatttaacaagacttatttaagagatgattagggttttattctttataatttcgtGCCTCCTAAACCTAGAGAGAGAGTAAAccatttgagagaaagaaaacaaggagCCACAGTTAAGATTAAGGACAGATCTTACATGTCCTAGGAGATGGTGGAAAACAAGGGATAAACAGACTCTTTTATGGATGAATTTTGGTGAGCATTTTCCCAATCCATAGATGTAAGTTTTCCCCAAagtattttgtaactttttttgtagattaaaagttatacatgttttctcaaacCTATTCTGCGCAGATCCGCAAATTAACATCAGTCATCTTGTGAAATCGTTTCCCACGGCTACAAATTGAACCAGAAGCTGATCTACCCACCGTTGGAAATATCTGAGTCTTACTTTTTCAGAGAGCCTGAGATCGATTCCATAGGAATTATAATATGAAAGTTATGGTCGAATATGTGCATCTGGTcgaatttgtgatttattttctttgtaagaataaagatagcttataatgtatatctaatgtttatgattataaaaaatttgtatgattataaattttaaaaaataatattgttttgagattaattttttagttgtaatttttataatgtaatgaattttttagtaataacttGTGACCATTTGAAACTAACTtctaatgataagattggacattatgatagtcataaaatatcatgattttgagtatttgttaaacttttgcgacaaatttttaattatcatttgtgaccatttgagactatagtttcttaataataagatacataattaaaacgttattttaAACACGAATTATGACGATTTAAAGATGTTTTTTTAGTCTGTAATTGagacagttttgttacttttttgtgTCGTAATTATTGATGACAAAATAGTTACTAATATATTCGTTGCAACTCTTGtgacgtttttgttacaaataaaaatttgtgaccattgtattgcaaccattcaaaaatcatcacaaattcgtaacaatgtttatattgtgactaaatttttttttattgtgactaaatatttcgttttaatataattattttcttgtagtgtttgaaGAGTTTAGGAGATTGGTTCCTGAGAATCATCCTTACAAAGAGTATTTTGATGCTAATGTGCTCAACACTAACAAGCTTTGAGCTTTTTGCTTAGATATGTTGGGGTTTGGATTTCGAGTTTTGTCTTTTGAGTAGTTATCGTATTTAAGGTTTGATGATTGTTATGAATACAAGAAATAAACACATGCACGATCAAGAAGTTGAGTATTTGTTAGGTACGGTACTTTTATTGTTCGATCAGATTCACagatcaaatttttattacataGATAAGATAGCGGATGACATATTAAAGCATGATTACTTCTTCTACGTGAGAAGAATATGTTAGATGAAACTGACTATTATACAGATCTATGTGGTGGGCCTGGTGGCGTTGGAGGAGTCTCTCCTTTGCTTGGTCCTGATGGTGGGATTGGAACGTATTTTGGTAACATTCCGAAGGCTACACGTTGTGATGGTGACCATGGTTTTACACCAACCGTGGTTGGTTTCTGTGGTGGCGGCGGCGGCTCCGGAGAAGATGTTCGTCTGCTTGGTCCTGATGGAGGGACTAATAATCCGAAGATCGTGCGTTGTGAACCGCCGCTGGTCTCATCCTGAAGGTTCTTCTCAGTGGCTTCGATGACACAAGCGAATAGGAGACCNNNNNNNNNNNNNNNNNNNNNNNNNNNNNNNNNNNNNNNNNNNNNNNNNNNNNNNNNNNNNNNNNNNNNNNNNNNNNNNNNNNNNNNNNNNNNNNNNNNNNNNNNNNNNNNNNNNNNNNNNNNNNNNNNNNNNNNNNNNNNNNNNNNNNNNNNNNNNNNNNNNNNNNNNNNNNNNNNNNNNNNNNNNNNNNNNNNNNNNNNNNNNNNNNNNNNNNNNNNNNNNNNNNNNNNNNNNNNNNNNNNNNNNNNNNNNNNNNNNNNNNNNNNNNNNNNNNNNNNNNNNNNNNNNNNNNNNNNNNNNNNNNNNNNNNNNNNNNNNNNNNNNNNNNNNNNNNNNNNNNNNNNNNNNNNNNNNNNNNNNNNNNNNNNNNNNNNNNNNNNNNNNNNNNNNNNNNNNNNNNNNAGGGGGAGGGGGAGGGggagggggtttatataaaacttttggatattttgtcaatgtaaatattttttctttaccatTTACTAAGAAGAAGTTGatatgttataatttaattctacagagtttttttttaccaaaagcTATGTTGACTAatgtcaaaagtcaaaacaaaaaatgatccaaattcaAGCAGAGTAGACACgtacaatatatataccataaaagCAATTCAAATCCAATCCAACTACATTCAAGTCAGTTTTAAACTCTTATCacaattctaatttttttcccCTTAAATTCTAATGCCataacaacacacaaatgaaCACAAAAAGAGTAACATTTTCACAAAGTTTgtcttccaacaaaaaaataaagataagaacatacatataaagaaaacagaggaataNGTAAAAAAAGGAATCACTTCTGAGTAATAATCTCAGgccaaaactgtgcgtttttTACTTTGGAAATACTCGCCAACACAGTCAACGGCGTTACGTCTCCCGTCACAGTAACCTTCTTTGCTGCGAAGTCTATGTTATACGACGTCACTCCTGCATATAACAAAAACGATCAGACAGacgtaccaaaaaaaaaaacagagtattttttacaaatcaagaTACAAATGATCTCTTATTCACAGTCAGTTATTAAGAAATAACGTTGTTAGTTACCTTTCAATTTTGATAGATGTTTCTTGACTTTCCCGGCACAGCCTTTACAATGAAGTGACACTCTCAGAACAACCACCTTTAGACAAAGCAAGAAAAGATTGTTATGCTTGATGTTACATATTATTTCAGCATTGAGAAGAATGGTTTTGTTGGATGACTTACTTGATCGGAAGAGGAGTTCTTCTCCTGTGATGGCGGTGGCGgcgacggcggaggaggagaagtaggtggtggaggaggaagagagaattTGAAGTCCGGGGAGGAAACATCATCTTTATCTTCAAGTGAGCTTAGAGATGCTGTAGGAGAAGCTTTTGTTGGTTCAGAGAAAGGATTATCCGGAGACAGAACCGGTTCATAATCCAAGAACCCTTCGAAGAAATCGGGTTGCTTCTTatccaagaaagaagaagaagaagaagatgagacatACTTTGAGGCGTTTATGATCAGTCTATCTTCATAAAAGTTATCCAAATCATCAGCTTTGGTTATCTCCGGTTCATCAATAGGTAGTTGAATCGGGTCGGAATCCACAAACCCGTCAAAAAGAACCGGGTTGCTCAATAAGTATCTTGAAGAGCCCTGAGGAGTGTCACTACTAAAACAACTAACCGGTGACTTACCAACGTCAGAGTCACCTttcttgctcttcctcttcGCTACACGCTTTTGCTCACTACTCTCTAGACCTAATCTAGTCTTGAGAGGAGTATGGTAagtagaagaagacgaagaagagggaTTAAGGCTTGGAGAAGGTGGAGGAGTGAGTCTCCGACCGTCACGTATGATTGGGTTATGACGGTCGATGGCTCGACCACCGAGCCGGATTgtggctgaagaagaagaagaagaagaagaaggttgtgaGGTTTTATCCATGGTTGAGCAAATGGTTGTTGTTGATGCTTGAGACGCACATAACATACCTTTTTTTTGCTTGTCTATAGTGTTGTGTGCAATCAAAACGTGGAGAGGTTTCTGTAGtcaaatataaattacaattttaaaatgtatgtattttctccttttcttatGTTCCtgttaaagatatttttttggttgatgggATCGACTTTAGTgaaagtaaaatttattcgTATTCTTATCAAACCaatgtgtgagagagagattgctAGGTAGACCTAGAAACCGTGTGTGAATTATTTTGATTCGATTGAAACTGATGGTCCTGGACTGTATTATTTGGACTCTGTACACTTAAAATATGTTTTGCTTAGAAAaacatgattaaaaatttggttttcgatatccaaaaccaaaatatgttATTGAGTCAAATGTTctataagaaaagaaatggtTACACATAAAAACGTAAGAACATGAAAAGACCAATTTTTGCCAACCCTTATTGATAGTTCCGAATCTAATTCTCACAAACACCAACAAACTCGAAAGAAATTCAGAATCTGATACTCTTTGGAGTTTATTGACGAATTTATTCTATTCCTCTTTGCTTTCACTATTCCCACTTTATATCTCTTTTtataccaaaccaaaccaatttagaATAAAAAGCCCATAACGGATGAATAAACGATTGGGCTTTTAAACGGGCCAGTATCACTTCCAAAGAGTCAcgagggtttttttttcactcaaaAGGGGTTCGTATAAATTAGCCTTCTTCATCAAAATTAGGGTTCGCGACTCTTGGAGCCAGAAACGACCAAGTAGCGGCACATCAGTTCAACGACCAGCAAGCTCACGATGGGTATGAAGATTTTTGTAAATCTCTTATCTTATTCGTGTTCAAATTAATTTCatcatcatttgtttttttttctgattgggtgttgttttgttgttaaagCGAGGATCAAGGTTCATGAGCTTAGGGATAAATCCAAGACTGATCTTCAAAACCAGTTGAAGGAGTTCAAGGCTGAGCTCGCTCTCCTCCGTGTCGCTAAAGTCACCGGAGGTGCACCCAACAAGCTCTCTAAAATGTACGTAGTCGATTTCTACATATACGCATATGTAGAAATGTGTTGTATACTACTTATATCCACAATTGTTTGAATTTAGCGTTTGGTTTAGGTGTAGAGAGTATATGCAATCTTAATATCACCGTTCTTGTATGCCAAATTGAGGATACTCTGTTTCGgatttgcatttgcatttgcattCGATCAAATGTTGGAGAAGGTGTAGTGTAGTTATGCATTTAGCTTATAATGTCAATGCTTCTATGAGTAGAACTTGTGTGTTAAATCAAAAGATCGAATTCGGGACTTTGTAATTGTTTCATTAATGGACGTTTTGGTTGTCAACTtaatgtttgtgtgtttctgaTATATCCAGCAAGGTTGTGAGGAAATCGATCGCTCAGGTGTTGACAGTGATCTCCCAGAAGCAGAAGTCTGCTTTGAGAGAAGcgtacaagaacaagaagctcTTGCCTCTTGATCTCCGCCCCAAGAAAACACGTGCTATCCGTAGACGCCTCACCAAGCATCAGGTTCCTTACCATTTCCAATTTTAAAGTCCTCTTTTTGCTTGCTAACCTCTGCCTTTTAAAATTGGATGAATGATTGTAACTTTGGTATTTGGGGTTATGTGTGTTACAGTCTTCGTTGAAGACAGAGcgtgagaagaagaaagagatgtatTTCCCTGTGAGGAAGTATGCTATCAAAGTGTAATAGTTTCATTATTGAGCTTTTTCTAGTagaaatgatgatgattcagcTTTTGATATCGGCTTATGTATCCTTTCTCCCTTTTGAGTCATACCTtatgttttttagttttactgAAGTTTTGTTATCAAACAGCCTCTCTCAAACCatcatttcatatatattgaACCAAGTCtgtgttttttggtttctctcatctaaattttatatcaattgtcTTGATTTAAGTGAAGATGGAATGGATAAGTAAGGATTTTAAATAGAACATAATGCAAATGAACAAGGTCTAAGACTGAAAAATTCAGCTGTGTAGTAGAATCACACTAGAAAACGAGGTTCACATGGTTCAGAATAAAATTCACGAAGAGAACACATATACAGAGGGTGTAGCATCTGGACGTAGACGCATAAGAAAAAatagtaggaaaaaaaataaaagaaataaacgaCCACAGTGGGAGTCGAACCCACGACCTTTTGATCCGAAGTCAAACGCGCTAATCCACTGCGCTATGCGGTCAATGCGTAACAGAGAGTCTCAACCTTTATCAGACTCGTAATTCACACTTCGGAGCTTGTGAAAATCTTAAGTTTCACTTTGGAGCAGTTAGTATTCATGGTAATGGTTGGGTTATTCCACTAGCGGATTAAATTTCCACAATGTTTGGTATAATCATTAATTGCCCGATATTTTTTCCACGTTCACATAGATACTATCACACTACCAATAATGATGGCTCATTTATTATTGGGTTTCATCATCATATGTCATTGTCCATTTGCCAATAACTTATCATGCATTTTAGTGACACGGAGAACATTTCCTCAAttcaattgtttatttttcaatcAAACTATTGTTTTAGTAACATGCTTTGATATATTATAGGCAGTTCCATGATGTTCAAACAGTCGATACTCTATTTTAAATGAATAGtagtaacaaagaaaaaaagttgattgGATAAGCTTTTGACTTAAATATCCCACCACTAGGCACTAGCATAATTGTATAGAAAGAATGTGAAAAGgctaattatcatttttttcttccggATATTAGCATAATTGTCTAGAATCAATATTATAGtataggttttgttttgtttttttctttttctggattaattttacatttttaatcaaataaactcCTGAAAGTGTTTTTTGTTGACctaaattatgatattttgtttagaaatagaaaacaacacaaataaTGCTTCGAGTGGACACTAAGGTTTgattatggtatatatatattgtaatcaagataatgattttataaagatATTTGATAAAACAACACAAGAAGCCAAAACCACGAGCAGAGAGaggattaataatttttttcttattttgtttcttgtccaGAGAATTCATGTTACTCTTGTCTAATTTATTCCTCCTCAAATCTTCTCATGTCGAGTTCCCATAACTCGATCTGAACTCCAAAGATTCTTTCCAACAGAACAGAACCATCATCAGTTCATCACCATgaaagagaacaagaagaagacgatggcgAAGCAGATGACAGCGAGACGTGACGACACGCCGTTACACACGGCGGTTAGAGAAGGCAACACGGAGCTTCTTCTAGAGATGATCAGCGAACACGACGGCGTTGAGCTGAAAGATTTGTTGGCGGAACAGAACCAGTCCGGTGAAACGGCTTTATACGTTGCTTCGGAGTACGGCCACACCGACATGGTTAAGATTCTGATGAAACACTCCGACTCTGTCTTAGCCGCAACCAAAGCCAAGAACAGCTTCGACGCCTTTCACATCGCCGCCAAGAACGGACATCTAAGTGAGTTGACTTTATTCTCTAATAAGTCTTTGCTCTCAAGAATTAGCAATTTTGCAAATCTTGTTTTCACTTTAaaggtttcttgatttgtttgatGTGGATTTGTATATTTGCTTTGGTTGTTGTAGAGGTTCTTGATGTGTTAATAGAGGCAAACCCAGAACTCTCATTTACATTTGATTCAACCAAAACGACGGCGCTTCACACAGCGGCTTCACAAGGCCACAGAGAGATTGTTTGTTTCCTGTTGGATAAAGGTGTGGACTTAGCtgctattgctagaagcaaCGGTAAAACGGCTTTGCACTCTGCAGCTAGGAACGGGCACACGGTGATCGTGAAGGAGCTGATTGAAAAGAAGGCTGGAATGGTTACTAGAGTTGACAAGAAAGGTCAAACCGCACTTCATATGGCGGTTAAAGGACAAAACACTGAGATCGTTGATGTGTTGATGAAAGCAGATCCTTCGTTGATCAATGCCGCGGATAATAAAGGAAACACTCCTTTGCATATAGCTGTCCGTAAAAACAGAGCAGAGGTAATTGACTTGAGAGATTACAATCTttttaagttgttgttgtttcaagAAAGTTAGGTAagctttgttgttttctttgtagatTGTTCAGACAGCTTTAAACTATTGTGAAGTCAGTAGAGTGGCGGTTAATAAATCAGGAGAAACAGCTCTTGATATCGCTGAGAAAACCGGACTGCACGAGATTGTACCGCTTCTACAAAAGATCGGTATGCAGAACGCAAGATCCATAAAGACGGCTTCAAAAGTGGAACCGTCAGGCTCTTCTAAGAAACTGAAAGAAACAGTTAGTGAAATAGGCCACGAGGTGCATACTCAGCTTGAACAAACCGGGAGAACGAGAAGAGAGATTCAAGGAATCGCTAAACGGGTCAACAAAATGCACACGGAAGGACTCAACAACGCCATAAACTCCACTACCTTAGTTGCCATTCTCATAGCAACCGTTGCTTTTGCAGCCATCTTTAACGTTCCAGGACAGTTCACGGATGATCCAAAAAACGTTCCTCCAGGGTATTCACTCGGAGAAGCGAGAGCAGCTCCAAGACCCGAGTTCTTGATATTCGTAGTGTTTGATTCTTTCGCGCTATTCATCTCTTTAGCAGTGGTTGTGGTTCAGACATCAGTGGTGGTTATAGAGAGGAGAGCAAAGAAGCAAATGATGGCGATCATTAACAAGCTTATGTGGATGGCTTGCATTATGATCTCAGTAGCGTTCGTATCGctgtcttttgttgttgttggaaagaaagagaagccTTTAGCGATTGGTGTAACAGCCATTGGAGCATTGATCATGGTTTCAACACTTGGGACAATGTGTTATTGGGTGATTGCTAACCGGATTGAAGGCTCTAAATCGTCTCCATCTTCAATGATGTCAGATCCTGAGCTAGCTGATTCCAAGCATAACCGGAAACTTTATGCAGTATGATTGCAACATAGCATTTAATTATAGAACAGAGAGATTTTgtattcagaaaataaaagagatctCTGTATATGTAGTAAGttggaaaatattatatatatgtatactcaTTCGTATAAGCGTTTTACATGATAACAGTATGATACATAGCAAGTCAAAAAAAGATATCAACGACTATGTAAATCATCACTCAAGAAGACTTTGACTCGTATATCTTTATTCTTGACTACTAGTACTAGTagattaaaaaaagtaaaaaaagtaaaagaccCTCAATTTAAACGactatttttattaatcagGATTCGAATATTAATCAGGTATAAATGCTTAACaatgatttaaaataataatataaaaactatgtatatgtatatattattgacATACATGTATATGATCACCTCTTTAGTAATtcttgaaaacattaaaaaactttactgaaaaatctatatattacatatttaagtaaaaaacaaaatcaacaaaaaaaagaaaaactaaacagataatataattaaaaacactaTTCTCGGATATCACTTTTTAAGACGTTGACGTGACAAAATAAGAGGTGTGATCTAATTTTTTGGCAAAtctttagtttttagtttttgaatttttggttcTAGGAAACTATTTATCATGATGCACTAATTAGACAATCTTTGTTGATAtgatattattgatatattagttttaatataattttgtataatcaATATGAgttagtattttattatttaaaagccaattttttattttttaaaagccaataacaaattattttttcataatacatattttatagaACCACTTCACAAGAGAAGACGATGGGTTTGAGTTTCCAAAACCGGTTCACACCCACAATTTTGACATTTGGGTTGCTCTTCTAAGAGCATTGTAGCAAGGTGAAACATTGCCAAGTTTTGAATTACCAAACATTGATTTTTGCCAAGTTTTGAATTACCAAGCTAAGGATATATTAGTTATTGATATATTAGTTTaaagataattttgtttaatcaaTATGAGTTAgtattttgttttgcaaaagagaatatcaaattattttcataatacatattttgttcAAATGATGTAAGGTTAGAATTTGTTATTtaggtttaatttggtttgaacTTGCTAATTTGGTTTAAGTTGGCGGTTAGAACTTGCTATTTAGGTTTAAATTGAGGTCAAAACTTGCTAATTTGGTTAAATTGGGGGTAAGAACTTGATATTTAGATTTAGATTGAGGTTCACTGTTCCACGGACACCTTGCCGTTTACGATTACTAACCTGAAATGCGCTGTCGTTTGGCCTCTTTCCCCGTGGATCCACTTGAAGTAATCAGGACAATACCGGTtcaattcggtttggttttaattatAACCGGTTTGAGTTGTTTTTGAGCAAGCACCGGACCGGTTTTGATTCAAGAAACTTGTGCAGTTTAAAGATTCCGGTTTTCTCCGGTCGATTTATATGGTTTTACGAGTAACCggaatctatataaataaaccGAAGATTGTGTTTAGTAAGCACGAGAAGCCGTGAATGACGAGATTACCCTTTATCACCGctatcgtcgtcgtcgtcttcctaCTCACTGGTTCTACTCTGACGGTAGCGGAGATTAAGTCTCTCATTATCTCCGAGGACTCACGGCCGGTAAATTTCGTCGAGAAATTCGAGTTTACTCGGACCGGTCATGTAACCCTCGGTTAGCTCTGTTTCAGTATCTTCTCCGAGTACATGAGTCGtcgaaattagggttcttagtTCTGTCGGAAGAATCACTTCTCCAGGTACTCCTCGAGATCGAGCGAAGCCCTAAACTATGCATCCTCGATTCCAACTACATCATCCTAGAACCGCTCTCAGTTCGATCATTCCTATTCGATAACGTCACCAAGCGAGTACTCTCTCTTCTTCGCGAATTGCGTACTGGAAAGCGGAAACTATAGTTTTGATGAAGATCAAAACGGATATGTACAATCTTGATCCGAACGGGTCAAAGGTTTTACTTACCACCCGGTTCAACTCAATTACCCGGTCTATGGCTCTGTTTCTGCTACAACAATACTTAAAGGATCCACCTTTTTATGGCTGCTCTGCTTCTAGTGAAATCTCTGACTCTGCTCTGTGCTGCTGTGTATAAAAACTACGTGAACGttactttttatgttttccAATTCGTTAATGTCGTTTTGCTCTTCACGGTGATTGTTCTCTAATCGGAAACGGTTGGTCTTTCTTGCAACCGAAGCTacaaggaaaagagaagaaggtgTTGATGATCGTTGTTCCGCTTCAGGTTTTAGCCAGCATTGCTTCGATTGTGATTGGAGAGACTGGACCATTCATCGAGAATTGGGTTTTTGATATAATCATCTTAGGAGATTGCTAGATTTGGATTTGGTATGTAAATGTCTTACACAAGTCTCTTTAGTATCAGAATCTGCGTTTGGTTGCTTAAGTCATGAGAAGACATTTCTCTCACGTGCGCAAGATCCAACCAACATAGATGATaatgttcttccttctcttcttcatcctcggctcgcagtatatatatgttcacaACAGCTTGAGAGAACAAAACTTTGTGAAAAATTTGTGTGCTGTTATGGCAtatgataattttaaaaagaaaatcttaaagaaattaGGATTGTTAAGAGTTTTCTAGTAATTCTCAGTCTCATTATTCACGGtttggaatttttttcttctccttagcTATCTCACTTGTCaatcaatagaaaaataaaaataaaaagacactaCTCAtcttttaacataaataataatactcatgtcatatatatatatatatatatatatatatataaacccctcaaaactatatattagtaatataacaatttcaaaaagaaaattaaaaagaaacatatttgaatattaaaaagaaagagcCACATCATTTGTTCCTCTAACGTTCTTACTCTAACGTTTTCTCTTGATCAACAAGTCATCCAATGATGGAAGAGGGATATGAGATTagggaagagaaggagatgtTTGATTGGCTTGAAGGGAATTTACTTAAAGTCTTGGGTGAAAGATCAGTTGATGAGggtttaaaatttacatatttgatGGGTTCAGTTGAATCTTTCTCCAGAATCAAGTCATGTCCTTTGTATTCTGCATATGTTCTTTTTGATCTGGTGGATCAATTTCAGTCGGTGGTGTATTATGAGAAATCTCTGAGGCACGCCAAAAAAGCTCTGGATTTTCTTGGCTCGCTGATCAGGATACCGGAGAACACGGCTTCGTTACCTGAATTGCTACTTCATCAGAAGTTTCTTGGGTTCAAGATTGCAAATTTAGAAGACAGAATTGCTGCAGGTCTTGTTCCAGAGATGCCCGTTGGTCCTCCTCCTCTCAACAGATGTCGTATTGGGCAGGTTCAGGATACGGAGGATGATGCGAGAATGAGGTTGTCTTGGTTACGTTTGGATGATGGATCCAGAAGGGGCTTTATGAAGGTTAGAATCGCTGATTTCAAGACCTATGTGGAGGCCAAAACTGATGGAGGAGACGATTTGGAGAAGGTTCTTGGATATcttaagaagaaagaaaagtggGTAGCATGGATTTGTCGAACTTGTGAAACGAGGTTCTCTACTCGTGATGAATGCAAGCATCATATTGAACAAGAGCATTCTTCAGGATCTTCAAGAAAGCATAGGCCCCAGAGGGATCATGCCTGGGCAAACAAGATACGGTTTGGAAGTTGGGAACCTGTTGATGCGGTAGCTGCAGTTCAAATGATCCGCAATCGATTTGCAGATGTGAAAGCGTTTGCATATCAGGATGGATGGTGCAAAGACTGGCCTTTAGCTACGGATGTCGAGCGCAGTGCTCTACTCCAAGGAATCCGATCACTACTTGTAACCTTCATTGAACACAAGGTACTTGTGTCAGATTGCTTTCGAGAGAGGGTGATACA is from Camelina sativa cultivar DH55 chromosome 20, Cs, whole genome shotgun sequence and encodes:
- the LOC104768430 gene encoding 60S ribosomal protein L35-4, whose amino-acid sequence is MARIKVHELRDKSKTDLQNQLKEFKAELALLRVAKVTGGAPNKLSKIKVVRKSIAQVLTVISQKQKSALREAYKNKKLLPLDLRPKKTRAIRRRLTKHQSSLKTEREKKKEMYFPVRKYAIKV
- the LOC104768429 gene encoding protein SODIUM POTASSIUM ROOT DEFECTIVE 1 isoform X2, which encodes MLCASQASTTTICSTMDKTSQPSSSSSSSSATIRLGGRAIDRHNPIIRDGRRLTPPPSPSLNPSSSSSSTYHTPLKTRLGLESSEQKRVAKRKSKKGDSDVGKSPVSCFSSDTPQGSSRYLLSNPVLFDGFVDSDPIQLPIDEPEITKADDLDNFYEDRLIINASKYVSSSSSSSFLDKKQPDFFEGFLDYEPVLSPDNPFSEPTKASPTASLSSLEDKDDVSSPDFKFSLPPPPPTSPPPPSPPPPSQEKNSSSDQVVVLRVSLHCKGCAGKVKKHLSKLKGVTSYNIDFAAKKVTVTGDVTPLTVLASISKVKNAQFWPEIITQK
- the LOC104768431 gene encoding ankyrin repeat-containing protein At5g02620, which codes for MKENKKKTMAKQMTARRDDTPLHTAVREGNTELLLEMISEHDGVELKDLLAEQNQSGETALYVASEYGHTDMVKILMKHSDSVLAATKAKNSFDAFHIAAKNGHLKVLDVLIEANPELSFTFDSTKTTALHTAASQGHREIVCFLLDKGVDLAAIARSNGKTALHSAARNGHTVIVKELIEKKAGMVTRVDKKGQTALHMAVKGQNTEIVDVLMKADPSLINAADNKGNTPLHIAVRKNRAEIVQTALNYCEVSRVAVNKSGETALDIAEKTGLHEIVPLLQKIGMQNARSIKTASKVEPSGSSKKLKETVSEIGHEVHTQLEQTGRTRREIQGIAKRVNKMHTEGLNNAINSTTLVAILIATVAFAAIFNVPGQFTDDPKNVPPGYSLGEARAAPRPEFLIFVVFDSFALFISLAVVVVQTSVVVIERRAKKQMMAIINKLMWMACIMISVAFVSLSFVVVGKKEKPLAIGVTAIGALIMVSTLGTMCYWVIANRIEGSKSSPSSMMSDPELADSKHNRKLYAV
- the LOC104772096 gene encoding uncharacterized protein LOC104772096; its protein translation is MEEGYEIREEKEMFDWLEGNLLKVLGERSVDEGLKFTYLMGSVESFSRIKSCPLYSAYVLFDLVDQFQSVVYYEKSLRHAKKALDFLGSLIRIPENTASLPELLLHQKFLGFKIANLEDRIAAGLVPEMPVGPPPLNRCRIGQVQDTEDDARMRLSWLRLDDGSRRGFMKVRIADFKTYVEAKTDGGDDLEKVLGYLKKKEKWVAWICRTCETRFSTRDECKHHIEQEHSSGSSRKHRPQRDHAWANKIRFGSWEPVDAVAAVQMIRNRFADVKAFAYQDGWCKDWPLATDVERSALLQGIRSLLVTFIEHKVLVSDCFRERVIHSLVKELDVSREKLSDCRLLETPQSICFLASNELNMILVFLRKIKCNRDDDGTKVVCRAVDTLWQSTRFKERIDVDPHLSFLLLDKRLLRGQVKHFDDEGKVNFIEPNAHCARVRVPPREQGHGMLTWLQDRFPGVDGFAFPKSVFTHNSDIWVAVMRGFNFNGRTLESKHAKRLALVGYYEALTTARQLCQTESDMKPNGVKQFGALLLSEQCKKNATKESFIRAVQDVMKGSAFQALEDCPDLEYVRKANAELMSKIESLQLNVMEKVALIDCSIFLVEDSTKKLLECLTDLAFFDYRSYISTPLKKYLVDSLLGRE
- the LOC104768429 gene encoding protein SODIUM POTASSIUM ROOT DEFECTIVE 1 isoform X1, whose protein sequence is MLCASQASTTTICSTMDKTSQPSSSSSSSSATIRLGGRAIDRHNPIIRDGRRLTPPPSPSLNPSSSSSSTYHTPLKTRLGLESSEQKRVAKRKSKKGDSDVGKSPVSCFSSDTPQGSSRYLLSNPVLFDGFVDSDPIQLPIDEPEITKADDLDNFYEDRLIINASKYVSSSSSSSFLDKKQPDFFEGFLDYEPVLSPDNPFSEPTKASPTASLSSLEDKDDVSSPDFKFSLPPPPPTSPPPPSPPPPSQEKNSSSDQVVVLRVSLHCKGCAGKVKKHLSKLKGVTSYNIDFAAKKVTVTGDVTPLTVLASISKVKNAQFWPEIITQNH